CGGATcgtactccttgatggccttgGTGATCATCTCGGGCACTTTCCCGACCTTGAGCTCAAGCACAATTTTTATTCTCTTATCTTTGGTGTTGAGTGTCGCGATTTCTTCAAGGATCTTTTCTCCTTCCTTTTTATAGTCTCGCTGGTAATCGCCCGCCGCATCTTCTTTCGAGAGCACCCGTAGACACACAAGCGTGTCGCCGTCGCTGACCATttcgtcgatcgtccaTTTCAAGGCCAGCAGCGAGCactcgttgtcgtcgtaGCCACACATAAACGTCCGCGAGACCCTGTCGAAATGGAAGTCTTTGTGCTTCGTGGTGAGAATGTATTGCATTTTTTCATAGTCCAGCTGGCTATTGCCCATATTTTCGAAAGCAATCCCCCGATGGAAAGACCCTGTGCCTTTCAAAGGTGGTCTTTTTGGCTGCAGATCGGAGATCTCGTCGATAGACAAATTCGTCGTTGGCAGCGAGCTATCAGTGGAGTTTTGTCGGGACAACGACGGTGACCGTAGCACACGTTCTGGTGTTTGTGTTCGTAAAGACATCGcgtcgagctcgtccactTGGCCCTGTGACAGGTGGTATATGAGAGAATTAAGCTCTGTGTTCCGCTTTGTTTCTGGGTCGTCCAGAGCCTCTGCGATGTCCAAGTCTGCCTGCCTCCTGTAGGCAAGCATGCCGACCGGCTGCGGGATAGCCTGCCGTGGTTTGTCGCTCTGGGCACGGCCTGTGTCCGCCATAATTTCAGATACGTATCGTCGCGACTATCTTTAAATTTAGAATTGAAATCCGTCtatatttttatttttttatttatttctctATGTGCCGATTTCTAATTTACAAGGGCACAGAGCCCATGTTGCTCGCCAGTCTGCTTACAAGACCGGCCCATTCGATCATCAACCAATCTTTTGACTCCCGGCTCCGGGTCGACCACACGCCCGTCAACGGAGACGGATTCGGCGTGGGATACTATACCCCAGACGAGGAGTCAGACAAGACGGTTTCGGGTACTCCATGTGTTTACAAGGCGATCACACCGGCTTGGAACAACCAGAACCTGCAGAAACTGGCAGAGAAGACGAAATCGAAGCTCATTTTCGCCCACGTGAGAGCGTCCACGTACGGTGTCCTGAGCGAAACAAATTGCCATCCGTTCACATACCACCGGCTCATGTTCATGCACAATGGCGGGATCTCTGGTTTTGGCAAGATCAAGCGATTGCTTATACAGCACATCGAGGACGAGTTTTTCCTCACGATCCAGGGCTCTACCGACTCTGAATGCTCGTTTGCATTGTTTTTAGACTGTTTATACAAGCTGGGATACGACCccaaggaggagaagcagatTCCACATTCTGCGCTCAGACAGGCTCTCGAAACCACCATCCAGCTCATCAAGGACTGGGTCAAACAGGTGAACCCAACACAACCGGCCGAACCGTCGCTCCTCAACTTCGCCGTCACCGACGGCGAATCGATCTGTGTTTCGCGGTACGTGAGCTCGAAAACCGACGAGGCAGCCTCGCTGTATTTCTCCACCGGTTCCCGGTTCATCGAGGTCGAACCTTCCAGATACAAAATGGAACGTCTTGACCGGTCCCAGGATATCATTATGATCGCTTCAGAACCGCTCACATTTGAGAGAGGCGACTGGATCTCTGTGCCGTCAAATTCGATTTTGACCGTCAAGGGCCAAACCGTGCTCCTGCACCCTATCAAAGACGAATACTACCAGAGCGACCCAACATACACCAGATCGTCCGAATTTGCGCAGAAAAAGGGCCTCATGGGAACGTACCCGAAGGCAGAGatcgtcaacaacaactTGCCGCCGCTGGAAAGAGAGGGAAGATCGAGATCTATTGTCGCATAGAGTCATCATTCGTTATAGTCATTAGCAGGAGGCTTGCCGTTCTCGCTCCGCATATACAAATCGATAGCAGTACTGAAGGCCGCGAAACCAGCGCATCCAATCAGCGTCGACGTAGGCCCGCTCTTGATGGCAAGCCCACCTCCTGTTATGCATCCTGCCATTGTTCCATTCCATATGTCGTTTTTGGCGCGCAAGGATTCGATGCTACACTCGACTCCCGAGAAAATCAGTCCGATGTATCCAAAGTTCTTGGCCGACGACCACGTTCGCCGTCCCATATCCGTGAACTGGATTTTCACCTGCTGTTTGAATGGGAGATCTGCGATCTGTTGCGACGGACCAGGCCCCATTCCAGGAGCCACGTCGTACGACATGGACGCCATGAACAGTCCGAAGAAACCTCCGAGAACGAAACCCGACACTCCAGACATCACAGCCTTCCCGGGGCACGACGAGATAAACTCCATGATCTGGCGTGCTCCCTGTTCGGCCTGCTCTTCCTGAGTCATCTCCGCCATGGGCTTCTTTGGAGGGGGCAAGAATGGATTGTTCATAAtgagaaaatgaaaaaaaaatataaattaTAAATGTTTTTTAGCTTTATGCTTACATAATTTATACAGAGAACGCAGCTCCTTTGGTCTGGTACTCGTTCCTAAATTTGCGTAGCTTGAACCAGTCCACGAGCTTCATGATCAGGTAGGCACAACACCCAATGAAACGGAACAGCGCCATGAATGCCACAATCCAGAGAATAACGGTCAAAAACACAGATATGCGCGTGTTTGGCAGATagctcgacgagctcgtGCTGTCCGGGGTGAATTGATACAGACCGCCAGTTTCGGTGACCAGCGCGATTACTATGAAGTTGGTGATCATCCAGACAAGCACCGTCATCGAACGGATAAAGGCAAAATAGAAAgcgtcctcctcttcctcgttgactttgacttctttttccGAGAGTCTTGTAGTGAGCTCGTTAATCATTCTTTTGTAGGCATTATCGATTTGGCTCTTGGTGGTTGGAATGACAATTTCGAGCTCTCCATCCTGCGTATTCTTTGAAATTCTCGCCACACCCAAATCGTTTTTGGAGTCGTCTCCTTTAGTTCCCCACGAGATGTCGTGGATATTGCAGAAGGCGTAGATATTTAGCACATTGATGTAGGCTGGACTCAGCAGCAGGTACTGTACAAAACTGGTGATCATGTGGTACGGGTCCAAAAAGATAAAAGACCCAATGAAATACAATGCGTAGGTCGATGTGGTAGCCACGATGAGATCGCGGAATCGTGTTTCCGTGAAAATGAGCTTGATGCTGAAATCGTCTCTGTGTTCGCTCATAATATCCTGAATACTCTTCACGGCCATAAAGATCGCAGCAAATATCATGTACACCATTAAAATGGCGAAGAACGCCACAATCACCAGATAGAACTTCTTTGTTCCTTTCGGTTTGTTACCGAAGGAAAGCACAAACGTAGTCACAATGGAGGCCAGATAGAGCCAGAGAAAAAACACCGACAGAACGTTTCCTGGGGCAAAATCTGCCTCCGGCTCGGCAAGGTAGACAGTCAGAATTCGAAACACAAGGAAGTACGACCCAAGCGAGAACCACGACACCAGAAGATTAATAAACTGATAGAGAAACTGGATGTGCAACAAGAGCTTGCGACTCACAGAGTGAGATGTAGACCAGACTTTGTAGAAATGAAACAGAGAGTAGATCGCTGCGAAAAATGAGCCATTCAACCATCGTCTTCGCTGAGAAATGAAATCGTGCAACTCTTCTGGAACGTCCGTGTATGCGGCGGCAGTGTTGACATACTTCAGCAGCCACTCACAATTCTGCTTAGCCACCAGCTCGAAACAGAGGATTCTGTCCTCAGCGAGATACATGTTGGCGTTGAATATACCTCCGCTGTTGGATCTTTTGAGGTCTTCTCCcttcaaatatttttggaGCGGTGCACCCAGGAGAGCCTGGTATCGGTATGCACTGAACGCTCCCGGGAGCACGGTCACAAACCCAAACACAGATTCCATTGGCTTGTCCAGGATGTTGCTGATTTTGTACTCGAAGTTTTGTGCTGCCACTAGCGGATTGAGAAGCAGCCGGCTGTTTTTTCCAAGACTGGCCCTGATTTCTCCACAGGCCCCTGCCACCCGTGGATCTTTGAAGGCTCTCCATAGTTTATAGAGCGCTTTTCCCTCTGGTTCGGTCCCCACATCCAGCAATACAACGACGTTCGGATTGAGCACCGGCGCAAAAGCTTCCAGAGCCCATGCATGCgagtttatttttttctggtttgTCTCCTTCAAACAGAAGATCATCTGAATGGGTATTTGATTTTCTGTGGTCAGCTTGATTTCGTGCTCGTCCACCTTGCTGATTCCGACCATTGTGGTATACTCGTAAATGTGACTCACAACCTTATCGTCGTTGACTTTGTTTTTCGCAAACCCTTCTTGGTACACACCCAGAGCTCCCAAAAGCGCTTTGGCCTTGGGGTGTATTTTGGTTCTTCCGTCACTCACAACACAAACCACCACTTTCTGCCACGCGTCCTGCCCCCATGTGGACGAGTGTTTGAGCGAATACAGATGGCGGATATTTTTAAAGACTCCTTTTAGCGTCCGGGCCAGAAGAATGTCGCTCTCATTGTACATGGTAATCACAACCATCAGTTCTGTTGATCGCGGCTGCGAATAGAATCGCTGACGAAGCGAGAAGTTGCGGAAGACAAAGTCTGCCGGCTGGCATGTGCACGCCTGGAACCGCATAAATAGGAACTCTCGATCTTTTTCAGAGAGCGATGTGGTGtacttgttgagcagcacaTCACTGACGGGACAATCCAGCACCAGATTGCCATTCACCATCTTCACCTGTCGGGCAGAGGTCACACTCACATCCGAGCTGGTGTCATCGTCGTAGTCTTCGTGGCTCTCTTCTTCGTACCGGTAGTCAAACGGGTCAAAGTGATCTTTAGGAGTGTTGATCGGGTAGTACGAATTGTTCAAGACTGGAAACGGCACAAAAGTGTGATCAGAGTCAACATCATTATCCATATGGTATGCGCCGATATGTGGAGGCTGGGTCACAAACGGGTCTCTCCGGTCGCTGTGCAACGAGATGGATTCCACCTTTTCCTCAAATGGCGAGAGTTTTGGGATTCGTGGCGGGTACTCTGCTCCGCGCGAGGGAGAGTAGTACAGACGTTCTGGCGAGGGCGAGTATGTGCGTTTGTGGGGAGAAGGACTACCGTAGAGGCGGTCCCGGGATCCGTACCCGTGCTCTGGCGTGTGGTAGATGCTGTTGGCCTCTCTTCGATGGGGCAGGTACGatcgctcaaaatcgtcctCCTCCCCGTTGATCTGCATCCACGGGTTCTCTGTGGGCAGTCCGTTCACAGTCTCGTCCGACTGACTGTACTGCATCTGGGATCTGAGAgtaatattttttttttctgttttgtAAACATTCGCGGGGGGGCCAGCCACATGTGGCGTATTTGCTATCAGGACGagactgaaaaattttagtACCAATGGCATCCTCTATCCCTGGGCCGGTGCCTTTGCCAGCATCGCAATATGATCTCTCCACATACATGGGAAGAGTCAAGCACTGCGCTGGAATTTCGGATCCGACAATGCTGCTCAACACCTCCAAAGACATTGAGGAGGCTAAACGACTCGTCTGGGACTACAAGAACGGAGTCATTCCTCAAATGACGCCGGAGCTCTGGCGTGCAAAGCGGATCCTCGACTCTTCCATCCACCCGGACACCGGAGAAACGGTCCTCCTGCCTTTCAGAATGTCCTCGTGCGTTTTGTCAAACCTGGTGGTCACTGCGGGCATGCTAACTCCAGGTCTGGGCAACGCAGGAACGCTGTTCTGGCAGATCGCAAACCAGTCGCTGAATGTGGCGATCAACACCGCAAATGCCAACAAGTCGCACCCACTGAccaccaaacagcttgtCACAAACTACTTCTTGGCCGTCGGAGCCTCCTGTGGTGTAGCTCTGGGCCTGAATTCTATTGTTCCCCGGCTGAAAAACGTTTCTGCCAACACTCGACTCATTCTCGGCCGTTTGGTGCCATTTGCTGCCGTTGTTTCTGCAGGTATCGTCAACGTGTTCCTCATGAGGAGTGAAGAGATCAAAAAGGGCATTTCCGTCTTCGACAAGGACGGAAACGAGCTGGGAACGTCTAAACGTGCGGCTGTGCAGGCTGTCGGCGAGACTGCCGCTTCGCGGGTGATCAACGCCACGCCGATCATGGTCATCCCTCCTTTGTTGCTTGTTCGCATGCAAAAAACCATTCTGAAGGGTAAGGGCCCTGCAATCCAGAACCTAGCTAATATTGGTCTCATCACCGCCACCTCGTTCCTGGTGCTCCCTTTTGCCCTGGCAGTTTTCCCTCAACGCCGCGAGGTCAGCGTgagccagctggaagaCAAATTCCACGGcctgaaaaacaaaaacggcgaggaaatcaagacTGTCCAGTTCAACAGGGGCATTTGATAGATTGTGTATAGCAGATGTATTTTTCAAGCGAAATAATTTTAGTCAGATCTGATTTATTTCCTGcatattatttatttatctttatttattttatgACAGTCACCTCAGTGATAGACAAAATTGCCCCGCTCGTACGCCAAAAAGACAGCAACCTTGCGCTGGAGCGCttgcaaaaaattgcaTTAGAGGTGGCTCCCGTGATGCGCTCATTCGGATTCAAAGTCGGTACGCTATGTGAGTTTTTCCCCCAAAATCCCCAGCTTCTAGGTCTGAACGTGAACTTCGGCCTGAAAATATGTCTCCGACTGCGGTACCCGCACGCAAAAGACCGGTTTCTGCCTCTAGACGACGTGATTGAGACGATGCTGCACGAACTCAGCCACAACAAGTACGGCCCGCATGATAACAATTTCTACCGACTACTGGACCAGCTGCGCGAGAAGTACTACTCTATCAAGCGAAACGGGGCCCTAAAAGAGACAGGGTACGTAGCTGAAAGCCAGGTCTTAGGGGGCCGCAAAAACGGGCTGATCAGAGAAATGCGACTGAAAAAGCTCGGACAGGTCAAATATGTGGCAaaagttgaaaaactggGCTCTAATAAACCAAAACAGAACAAGAGCATGCGCGAGTTGATGCTTGAAGCTGCCGAAAGAAGAGCCAGGGACGCGAAAACATGCACTGTAGATCCAGACGCGGTGCccaacgacgacgagctggtaGAGATTGACAAGCCGGTACCGGAAGTGATCGTAATACCTGATGAAGATTAACAATATATTAAGTTTACAGTCTATGTCACAACGGGTTGCCCGTTGATTTGATGTATGCAAAGACAGGATCAGTGTCAACCGAGTAGTCAGAAAGGTCTCTCACAGAGTCAGAAGAGAGAACATCTCGCAATTTTTTATCGTTCTTGAACCACTCCTTGATTAGATAGCACatttcctgtttgagcacTCTGGAGTAGCCATCGAAAAGTTCGAACGTGGTTGACTCAACCAGGTCTCTGAGATTGTAGTACAGTTTTCCAAACGAGACTCCACTGCGAATGAAAGCGTCAATCAGAACCCCTGTAGGCGGTGTGAGCTGTTCCGGACAATAATCCGACGAGTAGAAATACTTTGCCAACAGTTGGAACAGCTCCACGATTGGGAACAGAACCTCAGTGTCGGAAACTCGAGAAGCCACAGCAATGAACTCGTTGTTGATCTCGGAAAAAAATGGCTCTCCGGAGTCCTTATTTTTGTAATACCATTTGTTCAAGAGATTCTCCCATTGTGACAGAATATCCTCTGAGTTACGGTGATCTGAGATTTTGAACGTCACCAGGGCCAGAGTGTAATACCCAAGAGGATCGATGAAATTGTTGTACAAGTCACTGATCGGCAGCACCCTTCCGTTCAGCTTTCTGACAGCCACTTGCTTGGCCAAATCGCTAACACGttcgtcgtccagaatAGTCAGGAGAAGCTCATCTTGCAAGTTGGCCACCGCAAGCAGATCACCAATGGTCACAGAAAGAAACGTCATTTCTTGTCTTAGGTCTGGTGGACAAACACAATTGCAGAATCCATTGGCTCGCGACAGGAACTGAATCCTGTTTGCCAGATCGATATCGAACTTGGAGATGGACAGATCAAAAAGCACTTTGGCCGCCTGGAAGTAATTTTCTCTCCGAGAGTAGTAAATCCACAGTAGCTTGGCCATCTCCATATCCTTGGGAGAATAATCTTTTAGGAAGTCTAAAACGAATGACGTCTCCAGGTCTAATAAGCGTTCACCAACGCCGATCTTGACCAACCACTTGTAAAACTCGTAATGGAACAATCTGTCCTGGCTTTTCAGGCAGATCTCGTAGCTCTGGTCTCTCAGCTCGGAATAATGGGTCATTAGTTGTCCATCGGACCCAAAATACGAAATTGGAGCCTTGGCGTCCGTGAAACTGGTGTTGTTAGCTGCCTGTTCCAAGCTAACAATGGCCTTCTCATCGATGTCGATCAGGAtcttgaaaatgagctcATAGAGTTTGACCCTTTTTTCAAAGGCCAGTTTCTTAGGATCGTCCACCATCACCGAGACCTGGCCATCAAGATCATACTTTAGCGCAAGATTCGTTGGGTCGCTAGCAGAAGCAATTGTGAGGAGCAGCTCGATTGCTCCAGTGTAGTAATCCAGCTGAAGCATTACACCAACCAGGTCGTTAATTGTTTCGAAGGTCAAAGCGTCACTGGTTTGACTCAACAGCTGTGTGGCAGCTTTTAGGTGTTTCAttttgttctcgttgtcaTTAGACGATGCAAAATCTTTGGCCTTTTTCAGACTCTCAATGGCTTTAAATATTAGAACATCTCCGGTTGAACAGAAGGAACCgcatttttcttgtaaGGTAGTAGCAACAAGCTCGACCGAGtcaccagcagcaatgCTCTTGTTAATCACAGAGGAAAGAATCTCCTTAACCAGTTTGGATGTGGTTTGATCCTTAGaactgaaaaattcgcAGAAAGTCAAACAGCTGAGATCAGCCTGACTTTGGAGGGTGAGATAGCTCATCACATCCGCAAAATTCTTACCAGTGTTTTCGTCATCGTAGAGAATTGCCAGAAATGAAAGACCTTCTTTCACACTTCCAAGAAATTTGAGGATAGCATTGAATCCAATATTTTCGGCCTGCAGACAAAGCTCAGTTTCTTTGCTATTTGTGCCTGTTTCGTATAAAGGTCCGAGCAATCCTGGTATTgtcttcttgttttcttcgAAGAAGTTCAATATAATGATAAGCGAGCACAAAAAGTATTCAAGCTCATGTTTGGTAATGCTGAGTCCCGCGAGTAGCACCTTTtcatttttcagcttctttAGTgactcctcgtcaataTAGCCATTCCTATTGAATTTCACGTTTGggtcaagctggaaaatttcCTTATCCCAGAATTCCCTCACCAATCTTGAAAGCAAAAGAATAACAGCATAAAATCTATCACTTAGTTCCACGTTGTCAACAATAGCTGGTAGATTTTTGTTGAGGCTAGAATTTTTACCACCCGAAATATAGAACTTGGTAGCCATGTTCCTGAAATTGTCCCCCTGTCGGTACTTGCATGCTAAGTACAATGCAGTGGAGCACGCCTCGCGTGAACCAtattttctggaaaactCGCTAAACGTTTTGTCATTGAGCGAATCTTCTAATATCATATCCGGAGTTCTGTAGCGGTAGACGTGAATACCGGTAGAAGTAAGAGCTGCGACCTCCAGTGGAGGGGCCAAATATTGAGATGCAAACTGATTGCAATATCCTTTTGGAGTGTTTGTGGCATGGAAGCTTGGGGTGATAGGTACTATCGAATGAATCGACTGGATTCTATCTAGTTCCTCGAAGTCTTCAACATATTGCAATGAATGTTTGAGAACACCGTAGTCTGGAACAGAGCTGTAAAGATGGTCCTCACTATGACAGAAAAATATACCTGGCGAGACTATAAGCGACTCCTTGATGTTGCTCAAGAGTTTGGAGTTTTCTTGCGCAGCCTTGAGATCCTGAGGAGTTATATCGTTTAATACTGGGTTCTTGGTGATCGACTTCGTACCTTCGGATTTGATTCCATTGGACATAAAGCTCTGGTCGTGCAACTGTTGGGCTTTCAGTGATTCCAGCTTTTCATGGAAGCTGGAGTCTGGAGGCGGAAATTTCACATAGCTGGTCGTGAAAGCCAGTCTCTCGTATATCGTGCTTCCGTTAACGTACAATCTGCAACCGGTGTTGGTTACAGcgaccagaaacagattgTCGCTCTCGTTTTTTGTGATCGGGAAAATGTTCACAATTTTGAACCCgtctttcttcagcaaGGATGATTGAAGGTTGAATGTGGTAGTAGCCAGGTCTTTGAGAATATTGTATGGCCTTTTCACGACGCTAGCGCCGAGCTCGACTTTTCCGTCTGTGATCTTTAGTCTGTAGGCCCTGATTGTTGACTTTGAAGATAGGGTATACAGAATTTTTCTGGTGGAGTCAATCTCGAGCTGGATGATGGTCTCTGTCTTAGGATCattttcttggcctcgtAGTCCCgggaatttttggaaaacgTTATAGTTTGGCACGACAGACGAGAGACCCGACTTGGTGAGGCACTCTTTGTAACAGTTGCGCTGGAACCACTCATCCGTATTGGAGTATGTCAACCGCCACACATTTTCGCCGTCTCCAATTCCGGTAAAGAATATGTCGTTTGTCTGATCAAAGGAAACAATTTTGTTCACCACGAGACCGTGTGCAGGAACACTCATCTTGGTGTCAGAGA
This portion of the Ogataea parapolymorpha DL-1 chromosome IV, whole genome shotgun sequence genome encodes:
- a CDS encoding mitochondrial transport protein FSF1, yielding MASSIPGPVPLPASQYDLSTYMGRVKHCAGISDPTMLLNTSKDIEEAKRLVWDYKNGVIPQMTPELWRAKRILDSSIHPDTGETVLLPFRMSSCVLSNLVVTAGMLTPGLGNAGTLFWQIANQSLNVAINTANANKSHPLTTKQLVTNYFLAVGASCGVALGLNSIVPRLKNVSANTRLILGRLVPFAAVVSAGIVNVFLMRSEEIKKGISVFDKDGNELGTSKRAAVQAVGETAASRVINATPIMVIPPLLLVRMQKTILKGKGPAIQNLANIGLITATSFLVLPFALAVFPQRREVSVSQLEDKFHGLKNKNGEEIKTVQFNRGI
- a CDS encoding glutamine amidotransferase DUG3, whose product is MCRFLIYKGTEPMLLASLLTRPAHSIINQSFDSRLRVDHTPVNGDGFGVGYYTPDEESDKTVSGTPCVYKAITPAWNNQNLQKLAEKTKSKLIFAHVRASTYGVLSETNCHPFTYHRLMFMHNGGISGFGKIKRLLIQHIEDEFFLTIQGSTDSECSFALFLDCLYKLGYDPKEEKQIPHSALRQALETTIQLIKDWVKQVNPTQPAEPSLLNFAVTDGESICVSRYVSSKTDEAASLYFSTGSRFIEVEPSRYKMERLDRSQDIIMIASEPLTFERGDWISVPSNSILTVKGQTVLLHPIKDEYYQSDPTYTRSSEFAQKKGLMGTYPKAEIVNNNLPPLEREGRSRSIVA
- a CDS encoding Chitin synthase 1, which encodes MQYSQSDETVNGLPTENPWMQINGEEDDFERSYLPHRREANSIYHTPEHGYGSRDRLYGSPSPHKRTYSPSPERLYYSPSRGAEYPPRIPKLSPFEEKVESISLHSDRRDPFVTQPPHIGAYHMDNDVDSDHTFVPFPVLNNSYYPINTPKDHFDPFDYRYEEESHEDYDDDTSSDVSVTSARQVKMVNGNLVLDCPVSDVLLNKYTTSLSEKDREFLFMRFQACTCQPADFVFRNFSLRQRFYSQPRSTELMVVITMYNESDILLARTLKGVFKNIRHLYSLKHSSTWGQDAWQKVVVCVVSDGRTKIHPKAKALLGALGVYQEGFAKNKVNDDKVVSHIYEYTTMVGISKVDEHEIKLTTENQIPIQMIFCLKETNQKKINSHAWALEAFAPVLNPNVVVLLDVGTEPEGKALYKLWRAFKDPRVAGACGEIRASLGKNSRLLLNPLVAAQNFEYKISNILDKPMESVFGFVTVLPGAFSAYRYQALLGAPLQKYLKGEDLKRSNSGGIFNANMYLAEDRILCFELVAKQNCEWLLKYVNTAAAYTDVPEELHDFISQRRRWLNGSFFAAIYSLFHFYKVWSTSHSVSRKLLLHIQFLYQFINLLVSWFSLGSYFLVFRILTVYLAEPEADFAPGNVLSVFFLWLYLASIVTTFVLSFGNKPKGTKKFYLVIVAFFAILMVYMIFAAIFMAVKSIQDIMSEHRDDFSIKLIFTETRFRDLIVATTSTYALYFIGSFIFLDPYHMITSFVQYLLLSPAYINVLNIYAFCNIHDISWGTKGDDSKNDLGVARISKNTQDGELEIVIPTTKSQIDNAYKRMINELTTRLSEKEVKVNEEEEDAFYFAFIRSMTVLVWMITNFIVIALVTETGGLYQFTPDSTSSSSYLPNTRISVFLTVILWIVAFMALFRFIGCCAYLIMKLVDWFKLRKFRNEYQTKGAAFSV
- a CDS encoding Mitochondrial import inner membrane translocase subunit TIM22; the encoded protein is MNNPFLPPPKKPMAEMTQEEQAEQGARQIMEFISSCPGKAVMSGVSGFVLGGFFGLFMASMSYDVAPGMGPGPSQQIADLPFKQQVKIQFTDMGRRTWSSAKNFGYIGLIFSGVECSIESLRAKNDIWNGTMAGCITGGGLAIKSGPTSTLIGCAGFAAFSTAIDLYMRSENGKPPANDYNE
- a CDS encoding Abundant subunit of the nuclear pore complex (NPC), with amino-acid sequence MSVHFGQVLGFGAPVDTKKETKLEVTELQKRRAARRTNAALSNGTSSGIGSLFPTASLTSSLSAGFNSSQLMKYQPSSEKSLPLLSSTAPLSLVDQCIHIAIEKDNTTPALSEVLTKYAIDSYNYKANGSLGPFSRFEKSNIYNIPDQIFQEYNSLDCITNMGILTELQRAWLTIDNKLIIWNYKAGSHDPDYFTIDELKNTILTVKLVKPKPKVFVDSVNYLLIVATSMDIHILAVEYTPSSLVISDTKMSVPAHGLVVNKIVSFDQTNDIFFTGIGDGENVWRLTYSNTDEWFQRNCYKECLTKSGLSSVVPNYNVFQKFPGLRGQENDPKTETIIQLEIDSTRKILYTLSSKSTIRAYRLKITDGKVELGASVVKRPYNILKDLATTTFNLQSSLLKKDGFKIVNIFPITKNESDNLFLVAVTNTGCRLYVNGSTIYERLAFTTSYVKFPPPDSSFHEKLESLKAQQLHDQSFMSNGIKSEGTKSITKNPVLNDITPQDLKAAQENSKLLSNIKESLIVSPGIFFCHSEDHLYSSVPDYGVLKHSLQYVEDFEELDRIQSIHSIVPITPSFHATNTPKGYCNQFASQYLAPPLEVAALTSTGIHVYRYRTPDMILEDSLNDKTFSEFSRKYGSREACSTALYLACKYRQGDNFRNMATKFYISGGKNSSLNKNLPAIVDNVELSDRFYAVILLLSRLVREFWDKEIFQLDPNVKFNRNGYIDEESLKKLKNEKVLLAGLSITKHELEYFLCSLIIILNFFEENKKTIPGLLGPLYETGTNSKETELCLQAENIGFNAILKFLGSVKEGLSFLAILYDDENTGKNFADVMSYLTLQSQADLSCLTFCEFFSSKDQTTSKLVKEILSSVINKSIAAGDSVELVATTLQEKCGSFCSTGDVLIFKAIESLKKAKDFASSNDNENKMKHLKAATQLLSQTSDALTFETINDLVGVMLQLDYYTGAIELLLTIASASDPTNLALKYDLDGQVSVMVDDPKKLAFEKRVKLYELIFKILIDIDEKAIVSLEQAANNTSFTDAKAPISYFGSDGQLMTHYSELRDQSYEICLKSQDRLFHYEFYKWLVKIGVGERLLDLETSFVLDFLKDYSPKDMEMAKLLWIYYSRRENYFQAAKVLFDLSISKFDIDLANRIQFLSRANGFCNCVCPPDLRQEMTFLSVTIGDLLAVANLQDELLLTILDDERVSDLAKQVAVRKLNGRVLPISDLYNNFIDPLGYYTLALVTFKISDHRNSEDILSQWENLLNKWYYKNKDSGEPFFSEINNEFIAVASRVSDTEVLFPIVELFQLLAKYFYSSDYCPEQLTPPTGVLIDAFIRSGVSFGKLYYNLRDLVESTTFELFDGYSRVLKQEMCYLIKEWFKNDKKLRDVLSSDSVRDLSDYSVDTDPVFAYIKSTGNPL
- a CDS encoding Universal stress protein A family protein; amino-acid sequence: MADTGRAQSDKPRQAIPQPVGMLAYRRQADLDIAEALDDPETKRNTELNSLIYHLSQGQVDELDAMSLRTQTPERVLRSPSLSRQNSTDSSLPTTNLSIDEISDLQPKRPPLKGTGSFHRGIAFENMGNSQLDYEKMQYILTTKHKDFHFDRVSRTFMCGYDDNECSLLALKWTIDEMVSDGDTLVCLRVLSKEDAAGDYQRDYKKEGEKILEEIATLNTKDKRIKIVLELKVGKVPEMITKAIKEYDPVILIVGTHGTQKTGFRAIIGSKSMSKYCLQYAQVPVVVVGPLYHMQKPKLNVSSETAYADALRNFQHGLELAETEIRKPRFQRSLRSESVLSPVHSKSSFSPARSNSPNFSPSRALSPFRLFRRNRE